The Rhodococcus sp. X156 genome window below encodes:
- a CDS encoding DNA polymerase III subunit delta' — MSGVFDRLVGQQAVVDGLSAAATAARSATAAAGGDSAMTHAWLFTGPPGSGRSVAALCFAAALECTAPGEPGCGVCQACHTVQAGTHGDVRRVIPEGLTIGVAEMRAIVQIASRRPSTGRWQVVVVEDADRLTEGAANALLKVVEEPPPRTVFLLCAPSVDPQDISVTLRSRCRHVALRTPSADAIAQVLRERDGLEPERAQWAASVGGGHVGRARRLATDGDARQRRAAVLQIPHAATSPRTAYAAAEDLVAAAEAEAKAASAGRDAAETEEMRTALGAGGTGKGAVGALRGSAGVLKDLERRQKSRATRAQRDAMDRALVDLAGYYRDALARACGAQVSATHPDQADAVGQLVARSTPEGLLRCLEAVLACREALAANVKPRIAVDAMVATLGSAVR, encoded by the coding sequence GTGAGCGGAGTCTTCGACCGGCTCGTCGGCCAGCAGGCCGTGGTCGACGGACTGTCAGCTGCTGCCACGGCCGCCCGGTCGGCGACCGCCGCGGCCGGTGGCGACTCGGCCATGACGCACGCCTGGCTGTTCACCGGCCCGCCCGGCTCCGGCCGCTCGGTGGCCGCGCTGTGCTTCGCGGCGGCGCTGGAGTGCACCGCACCGGGCGAGCCCGGCTGCGGGGTGTGCCAGGCCTGCCACACCGTGCAGGCCGGCACCCACGGCGACGTGCGCCGGGTGATCCCCGAGGGCCTCACCATCGGGGTGGCCGAGATGCGGGCCATCGTGCAGATCGCCTCGCGCCGGCCCAGCACCGGGCGCTGGCAGGTGGTGGTGGTGGAGGACGCCGACCGGCTCACCGAGGGTGCGGCCAACGCGCTGCTCAAGGTGGTGGAGGAGCCCCCGCCGCGCACCGTGTTCCTGCTGTGCGCGCCGTCGGTGGACCCGCAGGACATCTCGGTGACGCTGCGCTCGCGCTGCCGGCACGTGGCCCTGCGCACCCCGTCGGCCGACGCCATCGCCCAGGTGCTGCGCGAGCGCGACGGCCTGGAGCCCGAGCGTGCGCAGTGGGCAGCCTCGGTTGGCGGTGGCCACGTGGGCCGCGCCCGGCGCCTGGCCACCGACGGCGACGCCCGCCAGCGCCGCGCCGCGGTGTTGCAGATCCCGCACGCCGCCACCAGCCCGCGCACCGCCTACGCCGCGGCGGAGGACCTGGTGGCGGCCGCCGAGGCGGAGGCCAAGGCCGCCTCTGCCGGCCGCGACGCCGCGGAGACCGAGGAGATGCGCACCGCCCTGGGTGCCGGCGGTACCGGCAAGGGGGCGGTGGGGGCGCTGCGCGGCTCGGCCGGGGTGCTCAAGGACCTGGAGCGCCGGCAGAAGTCCCGGGCCACCCGGGCCCAGCGCGACGCCATGGACCGTGCCCTGGTGGACCTGGCCGGCTACTACCGCGACGCCCTGGCTCGCGCCTGCGGAGCCCAGGTCAGCGCCACCCACCCCGACCAGGCGGACGCGGTGGGCCAGCTGGTGGCCCGGTCGACGCCGGAGGGGCTGCTGCGCTGCCTGGAGGCCGTGCTGGCCTGCCGGGAGGCGCTCGCCGCCAACGTCAAGCCGCGCATCGCGGTGGACGCGATGGTGGCCACACTCGGGTCAGCCGTCCGCTAG
- a CDS encoding luciferase family protein, producing MDPAELEIPVRGGPRPATTSTNPHVQLDQNAPVGLQDQLRDHALSLPGVSRGESRVSVPGTVAFFLNDPAEPPALPDILGGEWGHIHPHLDGSLHLHVPTALAERLIAAGWAEYHCLVAPGFVPPIVIMLYGPRDEEELAVCAAIVEEAYLAAGGHTSDQDGRALGLDEG from the coding sequence ATGGACCCCGCAGAGCTCGAGATCCCGGTCCGCGGCGGACCGCGTCCCGCGACCACATCGACCAACCCGCACGTGCAGCTTGATCAGAACGCCCCGGTCGGGCTGCAGGACCAGCTACGTGACCACGCCCTGTCACTGCCGGGCGTCAGCCGCGGCGAGAGCCGGGTCTCCGTGCCCGGTACCGTCGCCTTCTTCCTCAACGATCCGGCGGAGCCGCCGGCGCTGCCCGACATCCTGGGCGGTGAATGGGGCCACATTCATCCCCACCTCGATGGCAGCCTGCATCTCCACGTCCCGACCGCCCTGGCCGAGCGGTTGATCGCGGCCGGCTGGGCGGAGTACCACTGCCTGGTCGCCCCAGGCTTCGTGCCGCCGATCGTGATCATGCTCTACGGGCCCCGCGACGAAGAGGAGCTCGCCGTCTGCGCAGCCATTGTCGAGGAGGCCTACCTGGCCGCCGGCGGCCACACCAGCGATCAGGACGGGCGCGCCCTGGGGCTCGACGAAGGCTGA
- a CDS encoding MarR family transcriptional regulator — MTTDSGSTGDFVDRARAAWAEASPTLDTSSMELIARMGRIAALWHQAQERRLRPAGVSRTELDLLCSLARADRPLRASEVTAATLLSNASTTKLTTRLAEAGLVRRSRGDRDARVVLLELTEAGRTLVERELPACLALDESLLAGLDTGDREQLEAALRLVLRHTEDAVRRD, encoded by the coding sequence ATGACTACCGACTCCGGCTCCACCGGGGACTTCGTCGACCGCGCCCGGGCGGCGTGGGCCGAGGCCAGCCCGACGCTGGACACCTCGTCGATGGAGCTGATCGCCCGGATGGGGCGCATCGCGGCACTGTGGCACCAGGCGCAGGAGCGTCGGCTGCGCCCGGCCGGCGTCTCGCGCACCGAGCTCGACCTGCTGTGCTCGCTGGCCCGCGCGGACCGTCCGCTGCGGGCCAGCGAGGTCACTGCCGCCACGCTGCTGAGCAACGCCTCCACCACCAAGCTGACCACCCGGCTGGCCGAGGCGGGCCTGGTGCGGCGCTCGCGGGGTGACCGCGACGCCCGGGTGGTGCTGCTGGAGCTGACCGAGGCCGGGCGCACGCTGGTGGAGCGGGAGCTGCCGGCCTGCCTGGCGCTGGACGAGAGCCTGCTGGCCGGGCTGGACACCGGTGATCGGGAGCAGCTGGAGGCCGCGTTGCGGCTGGTGCTGCGCCACACCGAGGACGCCGTGCGGCGCGACTAA
- a CDS encoding FUSC family protein: MPVPASMTTARVQHTRSALAHAWSPHAWRDVLAVRPADAAIVPALRVAVAMLVTLCVGGLVGQQQLAAIATLGSLCSAFCRYEAYPYLARRLVLVGLLLVASTAVGGGLGAVEAPIGVQVGVLAVLGAVALVVLTAFRILGPGPVIMMFAASAGAGFADSAADVGRVTLATGLGVAVGAACCLVGALWLPLGPARLAVARALGALDRHAPGASVEPVRQAIAAARTTVAWSPAGPRTDPRRRVLWALLDQAEQVLATDGLAGRQRLTRHEPALRRLWPIPLDTEHLDADLLAHADQLGTPARTPGLLAQSLHRLLDAELLRGSVRVLAGAALAGLLAVDLGLAHPLWAGMGAMAALQGLTYHSTLQRGVQRLSGNVVGGLVAAGLLALDLGYWPLAAIAVLLQLLVELMVARSYLLVQVGVTPMALLLASLGSPFGPSMALDRVGDTLVGVLVGAVVGVATISLADHHHLQVRHQ; the protein is encoded by the coding sequence GTGCCGGTTCCCGCGTCGATGACCACCGCCCGAGTCCAGCACACCCGGAGCGCCCTGGCGCACGCCTGGTCCCCGCACGCCTGGCGGGACGTGCTCGCTGTCCGCCCCGCCGACGCGGCTATCGTGCCAGCCCTGCGGGTGGCCGTGGCCATGCTGGTGACCCTGTGCGTCGGTGGACTGGTGGGCCAGCAGCAGCTGGCGGCCATCGCCACCCTGGGCTCGCTGTGCTCGGCGTTCTGCCGCTACGAGGCCTACCCCTACCTGGCGCGGCGCCTGGTGCTGGTGGGGCTGCTGCTCGTCGCCAGCACCGCGGTGGGCGGCGGGCTGGGTGCCGTGGAGGCGCCCATCGGCGTGCAGGTGGGGGTGCTCGCCGTGCTGGGCGCGGTGGCGCTGGTGGTGCTCACGGCCTTCCGCATCCTCGGCCCCGGACCGGTGATCATGATGTTCGCCGCCTCGGCCGGAGCCGGCTTCGCCGACAGCGCCGCCGACGTCGGACGGGTCACCCTGGCCACCGGCCTGGGCGTGGCGGTGGGCGCGGCCTGCTGCCTGGTCGGGGCGCTCTGGCTGCCGCTGGGGCCTGCACGCCTGGCCGTGGCCCGAGCGCTCGGTGCCCTCGACCGCCACGCGCCGGGGGCGAGCGTCGAGCCGGTGCGGCAGGCCATCGCTGCTGCTCGCACCACCGTCGCGTGGAGCCCGGCCGGCCCCCGCACCGACCCCCGCCGCCGCGTGCTGTGGGCCCTGCTGGACCAGGCCGAGCAGGTGCTGGCCACCGACGGCCTGGCGGGGCGCCAGCGGCTCACCCGCCACGAGCCGGCCCTGCGGCGGCTGTGGCCGATCCCCCTGGACACCGAGCACCTGGACGCGGACCTGCTCGCCCACGCCGACCAGCTGGGCACCCCGGCCCGCACACCGGGACTGCTCGCCCAGTCGTTGCACCGCCTGTTGGACGCGGAGCTGCTGCGCGGGTCCGTCCGGGTGCTGGCGGGCGCGGCACTGGCCGGGCTGCTCGCGGTGGATCTGGGCCTGGCTCACCCGCTGTGGGCGGGGATGGGGGCGATGGCGGCGCTGCAGGGCCTGACCTACCACAGCACCCTGCAGCGGGGCGTGCAGCGTCTGTCCGGCAACGTGGTCGGCGGGCTGGTCGCGGCTGGTCTGCTGGCGCTGGACCTGGGCTACTGGCCGCTGGCCGCGATCGCCGTGCTGCTGCAGCTGCTGGTGGAGCTGATGGTCGCCCGCAGCTACCTGCTGGTGCAGGTGGGGGTCACGCCGATGGCGCTGCTGCTGGCATCGCTGGGCAGCCCGTTCGGCCCGAGCATGGCGCTGGACCGGGTGGGCGACACCCTGGTGGGCGTGCTCGTCGGCGCGGTGGTGGGCGTGGCGACCATCTCCCTGGCCGACCACCACCACCTCCAGGTGCGCCACCAGTAG
- a CDS encoding amidohydrolase family protein, with protein MTSLLLRDCEVDGQAGVDVHVVAGVVAEVGRGLQPTPGRLVVDVRAGALLPGLADHHLHLHALTAHAQSVRCGRCTDATGLARALHAAAGDPHGWVRGVGYHEGVAGDLDRDTLDALCAQRPVRLQHRSGALWVLNNLAAAAVGLDTATHPGVERDTAGRPTGRVWRADDWLRERLPASGPPPLSGVGADLSRLGITAVTDASPDLTEQSVRAIAEAVQGGQLPQRVQLLGAPTGMAATERLTVGPYKIVLADSGLPEPSALAALVTEVHGQGRPIAAHCVSREALLILLAALEEVGARPGDRVEHAALVPVESLTELRRHGLRVITQPGFLADRGDDYLAHVDARDLPDLYRCRTLLDAGVPLALSSDAPYGPLDPWAALAAAVTRRAESGAVVGAAERLTPAEALAGYLGPLDDPGGPARRVRPGVPADLVLLHAPLAEVLAAPRADAVRMTLVGGERVFG; from the coding sequence GTGACCAGCCTGCTGCTGCGCGACTGTGAGGTGGACGGCCAGGCCGGGGTGGACGTGCACGTGGTGGCGGGAGTGGTGGCCGAGGTCGGCCGTGGCCTGCAGCCGACCCCAGGGCGCCTCGTGGTGGACGTCCGCGCCGGTGCCCTGCTGCCCGGGCTGGCCGACCACCACCTGCACCTGCACGCCCTGACCGCCCACGCGCAGTCCGTCCGGTGTGGACGGTGCACCGACGCCACCGGCCTGGCCCGGGCCCTGCACGCCGCGGCCGGTGACCCCCACGGCTGGGTGCGCGGGGTCGGCTACCACGAGGGGGTGGCCGGCGACCTCGACCGCGACACCCTGGACGCCCTCTGCGCGCAGCGCCCGGTGCGGCTGCAGCACCGCAGCGGCGCGCTGTGGGTGCTCAACAACCTGGCCGCCGCCGCCGTCGGGCTGGACACCGCCACCCACCCCGGGGTGGAGCGCGACACCGCCGGACGGCCCACCGGACGGGTGTGGCGCGCCGACGACTGGCTGCGCGAGCGGCTGCCGGCCAGCGGTCCGCCCCCGCTGTCGGGCGTGGGCGCGGACCTGTCCCGGTTGGGCATCACCGCGGTCACCGACGCCTCCCCCGACCTGACCGAGCAGTCGGTGCGCGCGATCGCCGAGGCGGTGCAGGGTGGTCAGCTGCCGCAACGGGTGCAGCTGCTGGGCGCCCCGACCGGGATGGCTGCGACCGAGCGCCTCACCGTGGGCCCGTACAAGATCGTGCTCGCCGACTCCGGGCTGCCCGAGCCGTCCGCGCTGGCTGCGCTGGTGACCGAGGTGCACGGCCAGGGGCGGCCGATCGCGGCGCACTGCGTGTCCCGGGAGGCGCTGCTGATCCTGCTCGCGGCGCTCGAGGAGGTGGGAGCGAGACCGGGCGACCGCGTCGAGCACGCGGCACTCGTGCCGGTGGAGAGCCTCACCGAGCTGCGCCGGCACGGGCTCCGGGTGATCACCCAACCGGGCTTCCTCGCCGACCGCGGCGATGACTACCTCGCCCACGTCGACGCCCGCGACCTCCCCGACCTGTACCGCTGCCGCACGCTGCTCGACGCCGGGGTGCCACTGGCGCTGTCCAGCGACGCCCCCTACGGGCCGCTGGACCCGTGGGCGGCGCTGGCCGCGGCGGTCACCCGACGCGCAGAGTCCGGCGCGGTGGTCGGTGCCGCCGAACGACTGACCCCGGCCGAGGCGCTGGCCGGCTACCTCGGGCCGCTGGACGACCCCGGCGGCCCGGCGCGCCGCGTCCGTCCGGGCGTACCGGCTGACCTGGTGCTGCTGCACGCCCCGCTGGCCGAGGTCCTGGCCGCACCCCGCGCCGACGCCGTGCGGATGACTCTGGTGGGTGGCGAGCGGGTGTTCGGCTGA
- a CDS encoding CoA transferase translates to MRDWAASGVLALTGHRDGPPLLPPGHAATTARRLASWIADATCGTVQVDGGALLAERAALTGHQRQGATSLGGSCRLLPTADGWAAVSCARPGDPLLLGALVGETLGEDPWPTVAAWLRITAGAELAERAELLGVPAAPVHPRAAAPLWPARPRPVAGLLVVDFSALWAGPLCAHLLGLAGARVVTVETPQRPDGARRGNPDFYRLLHGGHASVVLDPATAGGRQSLQTLVRRADIVIESSRPRALARFGLSATEHVSGGGTWVSITAAGRASDRVGFGDDVAASSGLVAHDAAGLPVFVGDALADPLTGLTAAALAMSDPLGGGGALWDVSMADVVAATLSGPAPEGRVARGEHGWVVRGEEDVPVALPRARPPRGLAPTSGASTNEVLRGLGIAAP, encoded by the coding sequence GTGCGCGACTGGGCCGCCAGCGGGGTCCTCGCGCTCACCGGGCACCGGGACGGGCCGCCGCTGCTGCCACCCGGCCACGCCGCCACCACCGCCCGCCGGCTCGCCTCCTGGATCGCCGACGCCACCTGCGGGACGGTGCAGGTGGACGGGGGCGCGCTGCTCGCCGAGCGCGCCGCCCTCACTGGCCACCAGCGCCAGGGCGCAACCTCGCTGGGCGGCAGCTGCAGGCTGCTGCCCACCGCCGACGGCTGGGCGGCCGTCTCGTGCGCCCGGCCCGGCGACCCGCTGCTGCTGGGTGCGCTGGTGGGCGAGACGCTGGGCGAGGACCCGTGGCCCACGGTGGCGGCCTGGCTGCGCATCACCGCCGGTGCCGAGCTGGCCGAGCGGGCCGAGCTGCTGGGCGTGCCGGCCGCACCGGTGCACCCTCGCGCTGCGGCGCCGCTCTGGCCCGCGCGTCCCCGACCGGTGGCCGGGCTGCTGGTGGTGGACTTCAGCGCGCTGTGGGCGGGACCGCTGTGCGCGCACCTGCTGGGCCTGGCCGGGGCGCGGGTGGTCACGGTGGAGACCCCGCAGCGTCCCGACGGCGCGCGCCGCGGCAACCCCGACTTCTACCGCCTGCTGCACGGCGGGCACGCCTCGGTGGTGCTCGACCCCGCCACCGCCGGGGGCCGCCAGTCCCTGCAGACCCTGGTGCGACGGGCCGACATCGTCATCGAGTCCTCTCGTCCGCGGGCACTGGCCCGGTTCGGGTTGAGCGCCACGGAGCACGTGTCCGGCGGCGGCACCTGGGTCTCCATCACCGCCGCCGGCCGGGCGAGTGATCGCGTCGGCTTCGGCGACGACGTGGCGGCGTCCAGCGGCCTGGTGGCTCACGACGCGGCCGGGCTTCCGGTGTTCGTGGGTGACGCCCTGGCCGATCCGCTCACCGGCCTGACCGCGGCGGCGCTGGCGATGTCCGACCCACTGGGCGGCGGCGGGGCGCTGTGGGACGTGTCGATGGCCGACGTCGTCGCGGCCACCCTGAGCGGGCCGGCACCGGAGGGACGAGTGGCGCGGGGCGAGCACGGCTGGGTGGTGCGGGGTGAGGAGGACGTGCCGGTGGCGCTGCCGCGGGCCCGGCCGCCACGCGGGCTCGCGCCGACCAGCGGGGCGAGCACCAACGAGGTGCTGCGCGGCCTCGGGATCGCCGCTCCGTGA
- a CDS encoding enoyl-CoA hydratase/isomerase family protein has protein sequence MASPLRRLTPRELADGAAEWPPLLDGAGLVDPLVVVDLDVPTGADTARRAAERAGSVDRLLVGVRTRGQVPPELAVLTEALDTTLAPTGGRTVVPSADPAAALTLLQAAVTVHPQPVLVLGQVLRTSEHLSVDAALDVESYAYSTLLGGPDFAHWLGERGPRPLPPPAVRPPLLVRRAGDTLHLTLNRPERRNAYGAQLRDSLVEALRLAVHEETLQVVLDGAGTSFCAGGDLDEFGTTPGPGTAHLVRTRGGAGRLLHRLAERTTVHLHGSCIGAGIELPALAGRVLAHPGTVFRLPEVGMGLIPGAGGTASLPRRIGRWRAFHLCATGVALDAATALAWGLVDALTGDTVG, from the coding sequence ATGGCGTCCCCGCTGCGACGACTCACCCCGCGCGAGCTGGCCGACGGCGCCGCCGAGTGGCCGCCGCTGCTGGACGGCGCTGGCCTCGTCGACCCCCTGGTGGTCGTCGACCTCGACGTGCCCACCGGCGCCGACACCGCCCGCCGGGCCGCCGAGCGGGCCGGCAGCGTCGACCGGCTGCTGGTGGGGGTGCGCACCCGGGGCCAGGTGCCCCCGGAGCTCGCCGTGCTGACCGAGGCCCTGGACACCACGCTGGCCCCGACGGGCGGACGCACCGTCGTGCCCAGCGCTGACCCCGCCGCCGCGCTGACGCTGCTGCAGGCCGCGGTCACCGTCCACCCCCAGCCGGTGCTGGTGCTCGGCCAGGTGCTGCGGACCTCGGAGCACCTCAGCGTGGACGCCGCGCTGGACGTGGAGTCCTACGCGTACTCCACCCTGCTGGGCGGGCCCGACTTCGCCCACTGGCTGGGCGAGCGCGGACCGCGGCCGCTGCCACCACCGGCCGTGCGGCCGCCGCTGCTGGTGCGCCGCGCCGGCGACACCCTGCACCTGACGCTCAACCGGCCCGAGCGGCGCAACGCCTACGGCGCCCAGCTGCGCGACAGCCTGGTGGAGGCGCTGCGCCTGGCCGTGCACGAGGAGACGCTGCAGGTGGTGCTCGACGGGGCCGGGACCTCCTTCTGCGCGGGCGGTGACCTGGACGAGTTCGGCACGACCCCCGGCCCGGGCACGGCGCACCTGGTGCGCACCCGCGGCGGCGCCGGCCGGCTGCTGCACCGGCTGGCCGAGCGAACCACGGTGCACCTGCACGGCAGCTGCATCGGTGCGGGGATCGAGCTGCCGGCCCTGGCCGGGCGGGTGCTCGCCCACCCCGGCACGGTGTTCCGGCTGCCGGAGGTGGGGATGGGGCTGATCCCAGGGGCCGGTGGAACGGCGAGCCTGCCGCGCCGCATCGGCCGGTGGCGAGCCTTCCACCTGTGCGCCACCGGCGTGGCGCTGGACGCCGCGACCGCGCTCGCCTGGGGGCTGGTGGACGCGCTCACCGGCGATACGGTGGGCTGA
- a CDS encoding thioredoxin domain-containing protein: protein MNGEIDLYRHVYGNVTAPITVVEYGDFECPYCGAAAPVLRELVDTSDGAVRLVFRHFPLFEVHPFALTAALAAEASGEHFWQLHALLFTHQDHLRDPDLQSLADKVGAGPVTGEAAQAFQPAVQADYAAGIADGARGTPTLFINGRIYTGRTELRALQAALV, encoded by the coding sequence ATGAACGGCGAGATCGACCTGTACCGGCACGTCTACGGCAACGTGACCGCCCCGATCACCGTGGTGGAGTACGGCGACTTCGAGTGCCCGTACTGCGGGGCGGCGGCGCCGGTGCTGCGCGAGCTGGTGGACACCTCCGACGGCGCGGTGCGGCTGGTGTTCCGGCACTTCCCGCTGTTCGAGGTGCACCCCTTCGCGCTCACCGCAGCGCTGGCGGCAGAGGCGTCCGGGGAGCACTTCTGGCAGCTGCACGCGCTGCTCTTCACCCACCAGGACCACCTGCGCGACCCGGACCTGCAGAGCCTGGCCGACAAGGTGGGCGCGGGGCCGGTGACGGGGGAGGCCGCGCAGGCGTTCCAGCCCGCAGTGCAGGCCGACTACGCGGCGGGGATCGCCGACGGCGCGCGGGGCACGCCCACGCTGTTCATCAACGGGCGCATCTACACCGGGCGCACCGAGCTGCGGGCGCTGCAGGCCGCGCTGGTCTGA
- the nhaA gene encoding Na+/H+ antiporter NhaA has protein sequence MSTESLLPRPGRPGPSPRVNVPLPYLSESVRRFMARESGSAALLLGATMAALVWANLPGHTYASFWHTATSLQVGSWSLALDLEHLVNDGAMALFFLVVGLEISRELTVGELRDARTVVVPAVGALGGLVLPALIYLAFEPSGPAAAGWGIPMSTDTAFLLGVLALFGPRCPDQLRLFLLTLAIVDDIGAIVVMAVFYTDHVSVVALLVSAALVAALVVLRQAQVWQLTPYLLVGLGLWLAVYESGVHPTLAGVLVGLLVPAAAVGPEARKHLPFYGRAVLENADPRRVRLATAAARATVSANHRLQDALHPVSAYLVLPLFALANAGVLLSWDALRDAAQSGVTIGIVVALVAGNAVGISLTAGLVLRMGVGTLAGRVRYGHLVGGAMLAGIGFTISLFITGLAFDDQQLRQEAKIGVLVGSLVAAVLGSLVLRVLGERLPLCEVSDPDGPPPLPSGPWVDPTARARS, from the coding sequence GTGAGCACCGAGAGCCTCCTGCCGCGCCCAGGCCGACCGGGTCCCTCGCCACGGGTGAACGTCCCGCTGCCCTACCTGTCGGAGTCGGTGCGCCGCTTCATGGCCCGCGAGTCGGGCAGCGCGGCGCTGCTGCTCGGCGCCACCATGGCCGCGCTGGTGTGGGCCAACCTCCCCGGCCACACCTACGCCTCCTTCTGGCACACCGCGACGTCGCTGCAGGTGGGGTCGTGGTCGTTGGCGCTGGACCTGGAGCACCTGGTCAACGACGGGGCGATGGCCCTCTTCTTCCTGGTGGTGGGCCTGGAGATCAGCCGGGAGCTGACCGTCGGCGAGCTGCGCGACGCCCGCACGGTGGTGGTACCCGCCGTGGGCGCGCTGGGTGGCCTGGTGCTGCCGGCGCTGATCTACCTGGCCTTCGAGCCCAGCGGTCCCGCCGCGGCCGGCTGGGGCATCCCCATGTCCACCGACACCGCGTTCCTGCTGGGGGTGCTGGCCCTGTTCGGCCCGCGCTGCCCCGACCAGCTGCGGCTGTTCCTGCTCACCCTGGCCATCGTGGACGACATCGGCGCCATCGTGGTGATGGCGGTGTTCTACACCGACCACGTCTCGGTGGTGGCGCTGCTGGTGTCCGCGGCCCTGGTGGCGGCGCTGGTGGTGCTGCGCCAGGCGCAGGTGTGGCAGCTGACGCCGTACCTGCTGGTGGGGCTCGGGCTGTGGCTGGCCGTCTACGAGTCGGGCGTGCACCCCACGCTGGCGGGCGTGCTGGTCGGCCTGCTCGTGCCGGCCGCCGCGGTCGGGCCCGAGGCCCGCAAGCACCTGCCGTTCTACGGGCGGGCGGTGCTCGAGAACGCCGATCCGCGGCGGGTGCGACTGGCCACCGCCGCCGCCCGGGCGACCGTCTCGGCCAACCACCGGCTGCAGGACGCGCTGCACCCGGTGAGCGCGTACCTGGTGCTGCCGCTGTTCGCGCTGGCCAACGCCGGGGTGCTGCTCAGCTGGGACGCGCTGCGCGACGCCGCGCAGTCCGGGGTGACCATCGGAATCGTGGTGGCCCTGGTCGCCGGGAACGCGGTGGGCATCTCGCTGACCGCCGGGCTGGTGCTGCGCATGGGGGTGGGCACCCTGGCCGGGCGGGTGCGCTACGGGCACCTGGTGGGTGGAGCGATGCTGGCGGGCATCGGGTTCACCATCTCGCTGTTCATCACCGGGCTGGCCTTCGACGACCAGCAGCTGCGCCAGGAGGCGAAGATCGGCGTGCTCGTCGGGTCGCTGGTGGCGGCGGTGCTGGGCTCGCTGGTGCTGCGCGTGCTGGGTGAGCGGCTGCCGCTGTGCGAGGTGAGCGACCCCGACGGCCCACCGCCGCTGCCGTCCGGGCCGTGGGTGGATCCCACCGCCCGCGCCCGGTCGTGA
- a CDS encoding oxygenase MpaB family protein: MSAVSNVAATDVAATSTEPRPLGPESMTWYRFGDWRTTLLTLWAGALQAMHPVIDTALVQHSDVFDNETARLARSSAPIVGALYDPTGEVARRVRSFHTEIRGETAEGQRYHALAPEPFYWAHATFLYTQYVWAEYFGDPLTEAQKEQLYAESVQWYALYGMPMQDVPATWADFQRYWDHVVTDVLVASETVRRSRALNDRMPERPTERIPRLVWLLAGPKLNRLLAWVTRGTLPPVARRKLGWDWSAEDERRLRRFGTVVRVAFRLLPPTWRLSPAARAAIRRHS; this comes from the coding sequence ATGAGCGCGGTGTCGAACGTGGCGGCGACGGACGTGGCGGCCACCAGCACCGAGCCGCGCCCGCTCGGCCCGGAGTCGATGACTTGGTACCGCTTCGGCGACTGGCGCACCACCCTGCTCACCCTGTGGGCCGGTGCGCTGCAGGCGATGCACCCGGTGATCGACACCGCGCTGGTGCAGCACTCGGACGTCTTCGACAACGAGACCGCGCGGCTGGCCCGCTCGTCGGCGCCCATCGTCGGGGCGCTGTACGACCCCACCGGGGAGGTGGCGCGCCGGGTGCGCAGCTTCCACACCGAGATCAGGGGCGAGACCGCCGAGGGGCAGCGCTACCACGCCCTGGCGCCGGAGCCCTTCTACTGGGCGCACGCCACGTTCCTCTACACCCAGTACGTGTGGGCGGAGTACTTCGGCGACCCGCTGACCGAGGCGCAGAAGGAGCAGCTCTACGCCGAGTCGGTGCAGTGGTACGCCCTGTACGGCATGCCGATGCAGGACGTGCCCGCCACCTGGGCCGACTTCCAGCGGTACTGGGACCACGTGGTCACCGACGTGCTGGTGGCCTCGGAGACGGTGCGCCGGTCCCGGGCCCTCAACGACCGGATGCCGGAGCGGCCCACCGAGCGCATCCCGCGGCTGGTGTGGCTGCTGGCCGGGCCCAAGCTCAACCGGCTGCTGGCCTGGGTCACCCGGGGCACGCTGCCGCCGGTGGCTCGACGCAAGCTCGGCTGGGACTGGAGCGCCGAGGACGAGCGCCGGCTGCGCCGCTTCGGCACCGTCGTCCGCGTCGCCTTCCGGCTGCTGCCCCCCACGTGGCGGCTGTCACCGGCGGCCCGCGCCGCCATCCGCCGCCACTCCTGA